The following proteins are encoded in a genomic region of Bacillus sp. Marseille-Q1617:
- the hrcA gene encoding heat-inducible transcriptional repressor HrcA, which produces MLTDRQLLILQVIIDDFILSAQPVGSRSLSKKDEISFSSATIRNEMADLEELGFIEKTHTSSGRVPSEKGYRYYVDHLLSPQKLQKNDVHALRSIFSERIYELEKVVQKSAKILSELTNYTTIVLGPELKENKLKKIQLVPLNKDTAIAIIVTDNGHVENKLFHIPPTMDASELEKLVHILNDRLTGVPINELNDKIFKEVAILLKEHIQNYDFILHSITDSINSTVTDKMFFGGKTNMLNQPEFNDVHKVRMLLEMIEQEESIYNLIRPAASGLNIKIGKENNHLAMENCSLITATYSIGKEQLGSIAIIGPTRMEYSRVVSLLNFFSNDMSQVLTKLYQSND; this is translated from the coding sequence TTGTTAACAGATCGACAACTTCTAATTCTTCAAGTTATCATTGATGATTTTATCCTTTCGGCTCAGCCTGTCGGTTCAAGGAGCTTGTCTAAAAAGGATGAGATTTCGTTCAGTTCTGCTACCATCCGGAATGAAATGGCGGATCTGGAGGAACTGGGCTTCATTGAAAAAACCCATACTTCTTCTGGCCGTGTTCCGTCTGAGAAAGGGTATCGCTATTATGTGGATCACTTGCTTTCACCTCAGAAATTGCAGAAGAATGATGTGCATGCACTGCGATCCATTTTTTCAGAAAGAATTTATGAACTGGAGAAAGTCGTTCAGAAGTCGGCTAAGATCCTTTCTGAACTGACGAACTATACGACAATTGTATTGGGGCCTGAATTGAAGGAAAACAAGCTGAAGAAAATTCAACTTGTTCCACTCAATAAGGATACCGCGATTGCCATTATCGTAACGGATAACGGACATGTGGAAAACAAATTGTTCCATATCCCGCCGACAATGGATGCTTCAGAGCTTGAAAAGCTGGTTCATATTCTGAACGATCGATTAACGGGAGTCCCTATAAATGAATTAAACGATAAAATTTTCAAAGAAGTGGCCATTCTGTTAAAAGAACACATCCAGAATTATGATTTTATCCTGCATTCAATTACGGACTCTATTAACTCAACCGTTACAGACAAGATGTTCTTTGGCGGCAAGACAAATATGCTGAATCAACCCGAGTTCAATGATGTGCACAAAGTGCGTATGCTGCTTGAGATGATCGAACAGGAAGAGAGCATCTATAATCTCATCCGCCCTGCAGCATCTGGATTGAATATTAAAATCGGGAAAGAGAACAATCATCTGGCGATGGAGAATTGCAGTCTCATAACCGCAACATACTCAATCGGTAAAGAGCAATTAGGTTCCATTGCAATCATCGGACCAACCCGAATGGAGTATTCGAGGGTTGTAAGCTTACTTAATTTCTTTTCAAACGATATGTCGCAGGTCTTGACCAAACTGTATCAAAGCAACGATTAG
- the grpE gene encoding nucleotide exchange factor GrpE, with product MSEETKKQQEEQANVENEDVVEEVFAEEPQESDVQESDELTQLQEKLDESENRYLRLRADFDNFRRRVNVENEAKEKYRAQPLITELLPALDNFERALNIEVDNDQTKTLLQGMEMVHRSLIDALKKEGVEPIEAVGQEFDPHLHQAVMQTEDENYGSNIVVEEFQKGYKLKDRVIRPSMVKVNQ from the coding sequence ATGTCAGAAGAAACAAAGAAACAGCAGGAAGAACAAGCGAACGTTGAGAACGAAGATGTTGTGGAAGAAGTGTTCGCCGAAGAGCCTCAGGAGTCTGACGTGCAAGAATCAGATGAGCTTACACAACTGCAGGAAAAGCTTGATGAATCTGAAAATCGTTATCTTCGATTAAGAGCAGACTTTGATAACTTCCGCCGCCGGGTGAATGTTGAAAACGAGGCGAAGGAAAAATATCGTGCTCAACCACTTATCACTGAACTTTTACCGGCACTTGATAACTTTGAACGTGCCTTGAATATAGAAGTTGATAATGACCAGACGAAAACACTGCTTCAAGGAATGGAAATGGTTCACAGAAGCCTTATCGACGCATTGAAGAAGGAAGGCGTAGAACCGATTGAAGCTGTCGGCCAGGAATTTGATCCTCATCTTCACCAGGCTGTTATGCAGACGGAAGATGAAAACTACGGCAGCAATATCGTCGTGGAAGAGTTCCAAAAAGGATACAAGCTTAAGGACAGGGTAATCCGTCCGTCCATGGTAAAAGTAAATCAATAA
- the dnaK gene encoding molecular chaperone DnaK, with product MSKIIGIDLGTTNSCVSVLEGGEPKVIANAEGNRTTPSVVAFKNGEKQVGEVAKRQAITNPNTIISVKRHMGTDHKVEAEGKEYTPQEISAMILQHLKSYAEDYLGEKVEKAVITVPAYFNDAERQATKDAGKIAGLEVERIINEPTAAALAYGLDKMDQDQTILVYDLGGGTFDVSILELGDGVFEVRSTAGDNRLGGDDFDQVIIDHLVAEFKKENGIDLSKDKMALQRLKDAAEKAKKDLSGVTSTQISLPFITAGEAGPLHLELNLTRAKFDELSSDLVERTMGPTRQAMKDAGLSASEIDKIILVGGSTRIPAVQEAIKKETGKEPSKGVNPDEVVAMGAAIQGGVLTGDVKDVVLLDVTPLSLGIETMGGVSTKLIERNTTIPTSKSQVFSTAADNQTAVDIHVLQGERPMAADNKTLGRFQLSDIPPAPRGVPQIEVKFDIDKNGIVNVSAKDLGTGKEQNITIKSSTGLSEDEVERMVKEAEENAEADKKRKEEVELRNEADQLVFQTEKTLKDLEGKVDEAEVKKAEDAKAELKEAIEKDDLDLIREKKDALQEIVQALTMKLYEQAQADAQAAQGEEGQAKQDDDVVDAEYEEVNDDKK from the coding sequence ATGAGTAAAATTATCGGTATTGACTTAGGAACAACAAACTCTTGTGTATCCGTTCTTGAAGGCGGAGAACCAAAAGTAATTGCAAACGCGGAAGGTAACCGTACAACCCCTTCAGTCGTTGCATTTAAAAATGGTGAAAAACAAGTCGGGGAAGTTGCAAAACGTCAAGCAATTACGAACCCGAATACGATCATCTCAGTGAAACGCCACATGGGAACGGATCACAAAGTAGAAGCAGAAGGAAAAGAATATACACCGCAGGAAATTTCAGCCATGATCCTTCAGCACTTGAAGTCATATGCAGAAGACTATCTTGGTGAAAAGGTTGAAAAAGCGGTTATCACCGTGCCTGCTTATTTCAATGATGCAGAACGTCAAGCAACAAAAGACGCGGGTAAAATTGCAGGTCTTGAAGTGGAACGTATTATCAACGAACCAACTGCAGCAGCACTTGCATACGGTCTGGATAAAATGGATCAAGACCAAACCATCCTTGTATACGACCTTGGGGGCGGTACATTTGACGTATCCATCCTGGAACTTGGCGACGGAGTATTCGAAGTACGCTCCACTGCCGGTGACAACCGTCTTGGCGGAGATGATTTCGACCAAGTGATCATCGACCACTTAGTGGCTGAATTCAAGAAAGAAAACGGCATTGACTTATCTAAAGACAAAATGGCTCTTCAACGTCTTAAAGACGCTGCTGAGAAAGCGAAGAAAGACTTATCAGGTGTTACTTCAACACAAATCTCACTTCCTTTCATCACAGCAGGTGAAGCAGGTCCATTACACTTGGAATTGAACCTGACAAGAGCTAAGTTTGATGAACTTTCTTCTGATCTTGTAGAACGTACGATGGGACCAACTCGCCAAGCAATGAAAGATGCAGGTCTTTCTGCAAGCGAAATCGATAAGATCATCCTTGTAGGTGGATCAACTCGTATCCCGGCTGTACAAGAAGCAATCAAGAAAGAAACAGGCAAAGAACCTTCTAAAGGTGTAAACCCTGATGAAGTAGTAGCGATGGGTGCTGCTATCCAAGGTGGAGTCCTTACTGGAGACGTGAAAGATGTTGTTTTACTTGACGTTACACCACTTTCACTTGGTATCGAAACAATGGGCGGAGTATCAACGAAGCTGATCGAGCGTAATACAACGATCCCTACTTCAAAATCTCAAGTATTCTCAACTGCTGCTGATAACCAGACTGCCGTTGATATCCATGTGCTTCAAGGTGAGCGTCCGATGGCTGCAGATAACAAAACGCTTGGCCGTTTCCAATTATCTGATATCCCGCCGGCACCACGCGGAGTACCTCAAATCGAAGTTAAATTCGATATTGATAAAAACGGTATCGTCAATGTAAGCGCGAAAGACCTTGGAACAGGTAAAGAGCAAAACATTACGATCAAATCTTCTACTGGTCTTTCTGAAGATGAAGTAGAACGTATGGTGAAAGAAGCAGAAGAAAATGCTGAAGCTGATAAAAAGCGCAAGGAAGAAGTTGAACTTCGCAATGAAGCGGATCAATTAGTCTTCCAAACGGAAAAAACGCTTAAAGACCTTGAAGGCAAAGTCGACGAAGCAGAAGTGAAAAAAGCGGAAGATGCGAAAGCTGAACTTAAAGAAGCAATCGAAAAAGATGATCTTGATCTTATCCGTGAAAAGAAAGATGCACTTCAGGAAATCGTTCAAGCGTTGACAATGAAGCTGTATGAGCAAGCTCAGGCGGATGCACAGGCTGCTCAAGGAGAAGAAGGTCAAGCTAAGCAGGATGATGATGTCGTTGATGCTGAGTATGAAGAAGTAAACGACGACAAGAAATAA
- the dnaJ gene encoding molecular chaperone DnaJ: MSKRDYYEVLGVGKGASKDEIKKAYRKLSKKYHPDINKEADADQKFKEISEAYEVLSDDQKRAQYDRFGHTDPNQGFGGGADFGGGGFGGFEDIFNTFFGGGGGRRRDPNAPRQGADLQYTMSLKFEEAVFGKETEIEIPKEEECDTCHGSGAKPGTKVHTCSHCNGSGQLNVEQNTPFGRIVNRRVCHYCNGTGKQIKEKCSTCGGAGKVQKRRTINVKIPAGIDDGQQLRVTGQGEPGVNGGPPGDLYVVFHVRSHDFFERNGDDIYCEMPVTFAQAALGDEIEVPTLHGKVKLKVPAGTQTGTRFRLKGKGVPNVRGYGTGDQHVQVKVVTPTKLTDKQKQLLREFADISGQVPDEQHESFFDKVKKAFKGE; this comes from the coding sequence ATGAGTAAACGGGACTATTATGAAGTTCTGGGTGTCGGAAAAGGCGCCTCTAAAGATGAAATAAAAAAAGCATACCGCAAACTCTCCAAAAAATATCATCCTGATATTAATAAAGAGGCGGATGCAGACCAAAAGTTCAAAGAAATATCAGAAGCATATGAAGTGTTGAGTGATGATCAAAAACGTGCTCAATACGATCGGTTCGGTCACACAGATCCTAATCAGGGCTTCGGCGGCGGTGCAGACTTTGGCGGCGGAGGCTTCGGAGGCTTTGAAGATATCTTCAATACATTCTTCGGCGGCGGCGGAGGACGCAGAAGAGATCCGAATGCGCCTAGACAAGGTGCCGATCTTCAGTATACGATGTCACTGAAATTCGAAGAAGCGGTGTTCGGTAAGGAAACCGAAATCGAAATTCCGAAAGAAGAAGAATGTGATACATGCCATGGTTCAGGGGCGAAACCTGGAACGAAGGTCCATACATGTTCACATTGTAATGGATCGGGTCAATTGAATGTTGAGCAAAATACTCCATTCGGCAGAATAGTAAACAGACGTGTGTGCCATTACTGTAATGGTACGGGTAAACAGATCAAAGAGAAATGTTCTACTTGCGGCGGCGCAGGAAAAGTTCAGAAACGCCGTACAATCAATGTGAAAATTCCAGCTGGGATTGATGACGGACAGCAGCTTCGTGTGACAGGACAAGGTGAACCTGGAGTCAACGGGGGCCCTCCTGGCGATTTATATGTTGTCTTCCATGTGCGTTCCCACGATTTCTTCGAACGTAACGGAGACGACATCTACTGCGAAATGCCGGTCACGTTCGCACAAGCGGCGCTTGGAGATGAAATCGAAGTCCCTACCCTTCATGGCAAGGTGAAACTGAAGGTGCCGGCCGGGACTCAGACAGGCACGAGATTCAGGTTGAAAGGTAAAGGAGTACCGAATGTCCGTGGATATGGTACAGGAGACCAGCATGTACAAGTGAAGGTAGTCACACCTACTAAATTAACTGATAAGCAAAAGCAGTTATTAAGAGAATTTGCTGATATCAGCGGGCAGGTGCCTGATGAGCAGCATGAAAGTTTTTTTGATAAAGTAAAAAAAGCCTTTAAAGGCGAATAA
- the prmA gene encoding 50S ribosomal protein L11 methyltransferase: MKWSEISILTTNEAIEPISHILHESGASGVVIEDPFDLIKEREDMFGEIYQLNPEDYPSEGVLVKAYLPVNSFLGETVEEIKQGITNLVTYDIDIGENKVEISEVNEEEWATAWKKYYHPVKISDKFTIVPTWEDYTPVHSDELIIELDPGMAFGTGTHPTTVMCIQALERIVKQGDSVIDVGTGSGVLSIAAALLSASEVKAYDLDEVAVRSARLNVKLNKVQNTVTVDENNLLNGITGQTDVIVANILAEIILRFTVDAYELVKPGGYFITSGIIQPKKQQVKDSLEAAGFGIEEVMVMEDWVAIIAKKPTLE, encoded by the coding sequence ATGAAATGGTCAGAAATCAGTATCCTCACTACAAATGAAGCAATTGAACCGATTTCACATATCCTGCATGAATCAGGTGCGAGCGGAGTGGTCATCGAAGATCCGTTCGACTTGATCAAAGAAAGAGAGGATATGTTTGGAGAGATCTACCAACTCAATCCTGAGGACTATCCAAGTGAAGGTGTATTGGTGAAAGCCTATTTGCCCGTAAACAGTTTCCTTGGTGAAACAGTGGAAGAAATCAAGCAGGGGATTACAAACCTCGTTACGTATGATATTGATATTGGTGAAAACAAAGTGGAAATATCAGAAGTGAATGAAGAGGAATGGGCCACTGCATGGAAGAAATACTATCACCCTGTGAAAATATCCGATAAATTCACGATTGTGCCGACATGGGAGGATTATACCCCGGTGCACAGTGACGAACTGATCATTGAACTCGATCCGGGAATGGCCTTTGGAACAGGCACACATCCGACGACTGTCATGTGTATCCAGGCTCTGGAGCGCATCGTGAAGCAGGGCGACTCTGTGATAGATGTCGGAACGGGTTCAGGCGTGTTATCCATTGCTGCTGCACTGCTGTCTGCTTCAGAAGTGAAAGCCTATGATTTAGACGAGGTTGCAGTCAGATCAGCCCGATTAAATGTGAAACTGAATAAAGTACAGAACACAGTGACGGTGGATGAAAATAATCTCCTGAATGGCATAACAGGGCAGACTGATGTAATTGTGGCGAATATATTAGCTGAAATCATTCTTCGATTTACAGTAGATGCCTATGAGCTTGTGAAGCCTGGCGGATACTTCATCACTTCAGGGATCATTCAGCCTAAGAAACAGCAGGTCAAGGATTCTTTGGAAGCTGCAGGGTTCGGGATTGAAGAAGTGATGGTGATGGAAGACTGGGTTGCCATTATAGCGAAGAAGCCTACGTTGGAGTGA
- a CDS encoding 16S rRNA (uracil(1498)-N(3))-methyltransferase, with the protein MQRYFINERYSEDGPVVISGEDHHHIVRVMRMKEDDRIFVVFPDQSSAVARIETISSDSVEVRVVKWETEMKELPVKVAIASGLPKGDKLELIFQKGTELGADQFIPFNADRSIVKWDEKKAKKKLDRWEKIVKEAAEQSHRNAVPSVSSPVSFKELLTLSKQFDYTLVAYEEEARSGEKGNLSKVLTSVKEGQGILVVFGPEGGLTEKEVERCKEEGFLTCGLGPRILRTETAPLYVLSAISYQLELMR; encoded by the coding sequence ATGCAGAGATATTTTATTAACGAGCGATATAGTGAAGATGGACCGGTTGTGATTTCAGGTGAAGATCATCATCACATTGTGCGTGTCATGAGGATGAAAGAAGATGACCGCATCTTTGTGGTGTTCCCTGATCAATCCTCGGCCGTTGCCCGTATTGAAACGATTTCCAGTGACTCGGTCGAAGTCAGAGTAGTAAAATGGGAAACAGAGATGAAAGAGCTTCCTGTCAAGGTAGCTATTGCGAGCGGGCTGCCGAAAGGGGATAAATTGGAATTAATCTTCCAAAAAGGTACGGAGCTGGGAGCGGATCAATTTATCCCTTTTAACGCGGATCGCTCCATTGTGAAATGGGATGAGAAAAAAGCGAAGAAGAAACTTGACCGCTGGGAAAAGATCGTGAAGGAAGCAGCGGAGCAATCACACAGAAATGCCGTTCCTTCAGTATCCTCACCCGTTTCATTCAAGGAGTTATTGACTCTCAGCAAACAATTTGATTATACACTAGTGGCATACGAAGAAGAGGCAAGGTCAGGAGAAAAAGGTAATCTATCTAAAGTGCTGACTTCTGTCAAAGAAGGTCAGGGAATCCTGGTTGTATTCGGTCCAGAAGGCGGTTTAACCGAAAAAGAAGTTGAACGTTGTAAGGAAGAAGGATTCTTGACGTGCGGGCTCGGCCCTAGAATATTACGCACTGAGACGGCCCCATTGTATGTCCTGTCAGCCATAAGCTATCAATTAGAACTAATGAGGTGA
- the mtaB gene encoding tRNA (N(6)-L-threonylcarbamoyladenosine(37)-C(2))-methylthiotransferase MtaB — translation MPSVAFHTLGCKVNHYETEAIWQLFKEEGYERVDYDSIADVYVINTCTVTNTGDKKSRQVIRRAIRKNPDGVICVTGCYAQTSPGEIMAIPGVDVVVGTQDRRKMLTYIEEYKKERQPINGVTNIMKNRVYEELDVPAFTDRTRASLKIQEGCNNFCTFCIIPWARGLMRSRDPEEVVNQAQQLVDAGYKEIVLTGIHTGGYGEDMKDYNLAMLLRDLEQNVKGLKRIRISSIEASQLTDEVIEVIDQSNIVVRHLHVPLQSGSNTVLKRMRRKYTMEFFAERLEKLKKALPGLAVTSDVIVGFPGETEDEFMETYNFIKEHKFSELHVFPYSKRTGTPAARMDDQIDEDVKNERVHRLIELSNQLAKEYASGFENEVLEVIPEEVYDDGRYVGYTDNYLKVVFPATEDMVGQLVKVKITKAGYPLNEGQFVRVLEDQDENKNEKAVI, via the coding sequence ATGCCATCAGTAGCGTTTCACACATTGGGTTGTAAAGTGAACCACTATGAAACGGAAGCCATTTGGCAATTATTTAAAGAAGAAGGATATGAACGTGTCGACTATGATTCAATAGCGGATGTTTATGTCATCAATACATGTACGGTAACGAATACGGGAGATAAAAAAAGCAGACAGGTCATCAGACGGGCAATAAGAAAAAATCCAGACGGTGTCATCTGTGTCACAGGCTGTTATGCACAAACATCCCCTGGCGAAATCATGGCGATTCCTGGAGTGGACGTCGTGGTTGGAACGCAGGATCGCAGAAAGATGCTTACGTATATCGAAGAATATAAAAAAGAACGCCAGCCTATCAATGGCGTAACGAATATCATGAAGAACCGTGTTTATGAAGAGCTCGATGTACCTGCGTTTACGGATCGTACCCGAGCTTCCCTGAAGATTCAGGAAGGCTGCAATAATTTCTGTACATTCTGCATCATCCCGTGGGCACGAGGTCTGATGAGATCACGCGACCCAGAAGAAGTAGTGAACCAAGCTCAACAGCTTGTCGATGCAGGCTACAAGGAAATCGTCCTGACTGGGATCCATACAGGCGGTTACGGAGAGGACATGAAAGATTATAATCTTGCCATGCTGCTTCGGGACTTGGAGCAAAACGTCAAAGGATTGAAGCGTATCCGTATTTCGTCCATTGAAGCAAGCCAATTAACAGACGAAGTAATCGAAGTGATCGATCAATCCAATATCGTCGTTCGTCATCTGCACGTCCCTCTACAATCGGGATCTAACACGGTCCTGAAGAGAATGCGCAGAAAGTACACGATGGAATTCTTCGCTGAAAGGCTGGAAAAGCTTAAGAAAGCATTGCCAGGCTTGGCTGTCACTTCTGATGTCATCGTCGGTTTCCCCGGTGAAACGGAAGATGAATTCATGGAGACATATAACTTCATCAAGGAACATAAGTTTTCAGAGCTCCATGTATTCCCTTATTCCAAACGTACCGGCACGCCGGCTGCACGAATGGACGATCAGATTGATGAAGATGTGAAAAATGAACGTGTTCACCGCCTGATCGAGCTATCCAATCAATTGGCAAAAGAATATGCTTCTGGATTTGAAAATGAAGTGCTCGAAGTCATACCTGAAGAAGTATATGATGATGGCCGCTATGTCGGTTATACGGATAATTACTTAAAAGTTGTCTTCCCTGCAACAGAGGATATGGTCGGCCAACTTGTAAAAGTGAAGATTACCAAAGCGGGTTATCC